In a genomic window of Thermoproteus tenax Kra 1:
- a CDS encoding DUF1641 domain-containing protein: MSELDVLAAQNLSKVLSPESLGALAKFLNILVKADKIGLLDTINDLLDESVTAESARALLTTGVFSAMFNFERISSLLESLSKNAEALERGLKFIEALDRLGLLQSLGDLADEEVVGEAARAFLNTGSFYVLNEMPKILDIFAKLRLSHALESAASEVSDEPPPSAVNIVSQLLLDEDVRRGLAFVIKVAREIGVSLRAK, from the coding sequence ATGTCTGAGCTCGACGTATTAGCCGCCCAGAACTTGAGCAAAGTGTTAAGCCCTGAGTCTCTGGGCGCGTTGGCCAAGTTCCTAAACATCCTTGTGAAGGCGGACAAAATAGGCTTGTTGGACACAATTAACGATCTCTTGGACGAATCGGTGACGGCGGAATCGGCGCGGGCCCTCTTGACTACGGGCGTCTTTTCCGCCATGTTCAACTTTGAGAGGATATCCTCCCTCTTGGAGTCTCTATCCAAAAACGCCGAAGCTCTGGAGAGGGGCCTCAAGTTCATTGAGGCTCTGGACAGACTCGGGCTATTACAGAGTCTCGGCGATCTAGCCGATGAAGAGGTCGTAGGCGAGGCGGCAAGGGCGTTCTTGAACACCGGATCGTTCTATGTCTTAAACGAGATGCCCAAGATCCTCGATATATTTGCCAAGCTCAGGCTCTCCCACGCCCTCGAAAGCGCCGCGAGTGAGGTATCAGACGAGCCTCCCCCCTCGGCCGTAAACATCGTCTCACAACTGTTGTTAGACGAGGACGTGCGCAGGGGCCTTGCGTTCGTCATAAAAGTAGCGAGGGAAATAGGCGTCTCTCTGAGGGCTAAATAG
- a CDS encoding mechanosensitive ion channel domain-containing protein translates to MSQEVVDRAQIAKEVGKATARLVEWIVLYVVVAAAINGFLIPYLNNLLSQVKIPYITPTNSTTASPSASSGGPLTPYAPYINILLALAFGYQIVMAFANVMYWNLRLKYDHSTATSIKSMVRLIGIGAMVAAIAGGVAGGAAGVALGGFLALVIGFATQQVLGQAIAGLYVLLARPFKIGDIVNIGGDQGPIKEITTLYTIMDKGDQIALIPNNTIVGSKLYILKQGQQPKQ, encoded by the coding sequence ATGTCTCAGGAGGTAGTTGATAGGGCCCAGATCGCTAAAGAGGTAGGCAAAGCGACGGCGAGACTCGTCGAGTGGATAGTTCTGTACGTTGTAGTCGCTGCAGCAATAAACGGCTTCTTGATCCCCTATCTGAACAACCTATTGAGCCAAGTCAAAATCCCATATATCACACCGACCAACTCAACTACGGCGTCCCCGTCGGCCTCCTCTGGTGGTCCTCTTACGCCATACGCGCCATACATCAACATACTACTCGCCTTGGCTTTCGGCTACCAGATAGTCATGGCCTTCGCAAACGTGATGTATTGGAACCTCCGCCTAAAGTACGACCACTCCACAGCTACGTCAATCAAGAGCATGGTGAGACTCATAGGGATCGGCGCAATGGTGGCGGCCATAGCCGGAGGCGTGGCCGGCGGAGCTGCAGGTGTCGCGCTCGGCGGCTTCCTAGCCTTAGTCATAGGCTTCGCCACACAACAGGTCCTGGGTCAGGCTATTGCTGGCCTCTATGTTCTGCTCGCTAGACCTTTCAAGATAGGCGACATAGTGAACATCGGGGGCGACCAAGGCCCCATCAAAGAGATCACTACCTTGTACACTATAATGGACAAGGGAGACCAGATAGCGCTGATTCCTAATAACACGATAGTCGGAAGCAAGCTGTATATCCTAAAGCAGGGCCAACAACCAAAACAATAA
- a CDS encoding NAD(P)/FAD-dependent oxidoreductase, whose amino-acid sequence MNKKRVVIVGGGAGGAIAANNLPTNEFDVVVVDKNAYHYYWPWLLYIAFKGSKRPIKKEIRELLRPKVSFIQSSVTTIDLNERRVVLEGGKALSYDYLIVATGSYPNYQLIGGHEKVAEKYGDYHSTEGRAWAVWNTINSLRRGTLAIVVGGDPYRCPPSPLEGVFLSEEFFRRRGLQDIVDIIFAVPYPRPYPAEPMNEVVEPILKERGIDYRTFFTLDRIDDERKVAVSMEGEELKYDALIVIPPHVGADIKYRPEDVLTPDRFVQADKFTNNIKGFDDAFVIGDASAVPVAKTGVTAHLQATVVAQRLQGIDARNTGRTNCPFDLGYGLGAFVISDYNHPVVKLPPSRFSHLAKMAFAAAYWDMVKYPELWNPIFDAYFEATEPEKLGRIYV is encoded by the coding sequence ATGAACAAGAAGAGGGTCGTCATAGTGGGAGGCGGAGCTGGAGGGGCCATTGCGGCGAATAACTTGCCTACCAATGAATTCGACGTAGTTGTCGTAGATAAAAACGCCTATCATTACTATTGGCCTTGGCTATTATATATAGCTTTCAAGGGCTCCAAGAGGCCTATCAAAAAAGAAATAAGAGAGCTGTTGAGACCCAAAGTCTCCTTCATCCAGAGCTCTGTCACAACGATAGATCTGAACGAAAGGCGCGTCGTCCTAGAGGGCGGCAAGGCGTTGAGCTACGACTACTTGATAGTCGCCACGGGGTCCTATCCAAATTACCAGCTCATCGGCGGGCACGAGAAAGTAGCTGAGAAGTACGGAGACTACCATTCAACGGAGGGACGCGCTTGGGCCGTGTGGAATACTATCAACTCTCTTAGGAGGGGTACTCTGGCCATCGTGGTCGGCGGAGATCCGTACAGGTGCCCCCCATCGCCGTTGGAGGGCGTCTTTCTGTCCGAGGAGTTCTTCAGAAGGAGGGGGCTCCAAGATATAGTGGATATAATATTCGCCGTCCCCTACCCGCGCCCCTACCCAGCTGAGCCCATGAACGAGGTGGTGGAGCCCATTCTGAAAGAGCGAGGGATCGATTACAGGACCTTTTTTACGTTGGACAGGATCGATGACGAGAGAAAGGTCGCCGTCTCCATGGAGGGCGAGGAGTTGAAATATGATGCGTTGATCGTAATTCCGCCGCACGTGGGCGCAGATATAAAGTATAGGCCTGAGGACGTTTTGACGCCCGATAGATTTGTCCAAGCCGATAAATTTACTAACAATATAAAGGGCTTCGACGATGCGTTCGTAATAGGGGATGCGTCGGCGGTGCCTGTGGCCAAGACTGGTGTGACGGCCCATCTTCAGGCAACTGTAGTCGCCCAACGACTACAGGGCATTGACGCGAGGAACACCGGCCGTACAAACTGTCCATTCGATCTGGGCTACGGCCTGGGCGCTTTCGTTATCAGCGACTACAACCACCCGGTGGTCAAGCTGCCGCCGTCTCGCTTCTCCCACTTGGCCAAGATGGCGTTCGCGGCCGCCTACTGGGATATGGTGAAGTATCCCGAGCTTTGGAACCCTATATTCGACGCCTACTTTGAGGCCACCGAGCCGGAGAAGTTGGGTAGAATCTATGTCTGA
- a CDS encoding THUMP domain-containing protein, with protein sequence MSFNLVVATGWRQERMCMEELYKVGDILGKRVVEVWFTGFDGLITGRVDGDPIEFVRGLAELVTSGYYVPKYILRATPIMIVVKTDLDEINRAAAELAAKYIGPNESFKIELKKRGVKYDRLAVIDYVAKAIDRRVDLTRPDKYLWIEMFPTRTGLSVLKEGESFSLMRMKVGEGHGGGEQSS encoded by the coding sequence GTGTCCTTCAATTTAGTGGTCGCCACTGGGTGGCGTCAGGAGCGTATGTGTATGGAGGAGCTCTACAAGGTGGGGGACATATTGGGCAAAAGGGTAGTTGAAGTTTGGTTCACAGGCTTTGACGGCTTAATCACGGGCCGGGTTGACGGCGATCCGATTGAGTTCGTGAGAGGCCTCGCGGAGTTGGTGACCTCTGGATACTACGTCCCCAAGTATATACTGAGGGCGACGCCCATTATGATAGTGGTCAAGACCGACTTAGATGAAATAAACAGAGCTGCGGCAGAGTTGGCCGCCAAATACATAGGGCCCAACGAGAGCTTCAAGATCGAGCTGAAAAAGAGGGGGGTCAAGTACGATAGATTGGCAGTGATAGACTACGTGGCTAAGGCCATCGATAGAAGAGTAGATCTGACGCGCCCCGATAAGTACCTCTGGATAGAGATGTTCCCCACGCGCACGGGGCTGTCCGTGCTTAAGGAGGGCGAAAGCTTCTCTCTGATGAGGATGAAGGTCGGCGAGGGCCATGGAGGAGGGGAACAGAGCAGTTGA
- a CDS encoding alpha/beta fold hydrolase — translation MEEGNRAVEGVRIRYLRDGSGPPIVLLHGYSFNADDWFTSGIAPELAKEYAVYAFDMPYGAKSKSSRFRASPREYAGFLKRLLEAFSLDRPPIVGPSMSGEVLLWYAALGYPTVLPVVVGPVGLDDAELQSALSKYRGPLVSIWGEGDKISPPSIYAPLLRRLVPSANIVVMPNAGHPAYLDRPQEFLDVLRTYLREFNYAT, via the coding sequence ATGGAGGAGGGGAACAGAGCAGTTGAGGGCGTAAGGATAAGATACCTCCGGGATGGGTCCGGGCCGCCCATAGTGCTCCTCCACGGCTATTCCTTCAACGCAGACGATTGGTTCACGTCCGGTATCGCTCCAGAGCTAGCCAAGGAATACGCCGTCTATGCCTTCGACATGCCCTACGGCGCAAAGTCGAAAAGCTCCAGATTTAGGGCGAGCCCAAGGGAATACGCAGGTTTTCTCAAGAGACTGTTAGAGGCCTTCTCGTTAGACAGACCTCCCATAGTGGGCCCCTCTATGTCAGGCGAGGTTCTCCTGTGGTATGCGGCGTTGGGATATCCCACTGTGTTGCCAGTGGTCGTTGGACCTGTGGGGTTGGACGACGCTGAGCTCCAATCTGCTCTCTCCAAATATCGGGGGCCCCTCGTGTCCATATGGGGGGAGGGGGACAAGATCTCGCCCCCCTCGATCTACGCGCCCCTCTTGAGGAGGCTCGTGCCCTCGGCTAACATAGTCGTAATGCCCAACGCGGGTCACCCCGCCTATTTAGATCGCCCTCAGGAATTTCTAGACGTCTTGAGGACGTACCTAAGAGAGTTTAACTACGCTACGTAA
- a CDS encoding DsrE/DsrF/DrsH-like family protein, with protein MADKISMIVFTGTDDKMIPVGVISQAAAALGYEVYIFFTGWAMFKLLKQPMGEVWPKEFEGMVPKLKEGMARLKAPSWKDMLKQAKSMGAKVYVCSMMAEAAGLKKEDFDPTLVDDVVGVTTFLEQAKGGQVLFI; from the coding sequence ATGGCAGACAAAATTTCAATGATAGTGTTTACGGGCACCGACGATAAAATGATACCAGTAGGAGTAATATCTCAGGCGGCCGCCGCTTTGGGCTATGAGGTATACATATTCTTCACTGGATGGGCCATGTTCAAATTGCTCAAGCAGCCGATGGGCGAGGTGTGGCCCAAGGAGTTTGAGGGCATGGTTCCGAAACTTAAGGAGGGGATGGCCCGCCTCAAGGCTCCCAGCTGGAAGGACATGTTAAAACAAGCGAAGTCTATGGGCGCCAAAGTATACGTCTGTTCGATGATGGCCGAGGCCGCAGGTCTGAAGAAGGAGGACTTCGACCCAACGCTCGTCGACGATGTAGTAGGCGTCACCACCTTCTTAGAACAAGCTAAGGGCGGCCAGGTCCTGTTTATCTAA
- a CDS encoding AAA-associated domain-containing protein, whose translation MGNRQFPPASVDQVLGLLKVLKSLGGRTDIYRIDEEVEIDFDELSNAVNAAKILGLVVTEGGDVELTELGDRVLREGLEGVRDLLARRVAELSPFAEILSRLRAQGTLKLEEVVKLLCALGYCDDILVRRMLGWGVQLGVLYISSDSVMPAQETS comes from the coding sequence ATGGGCAATAGACAGTTCCCTCCCGCCTCGGTGGATCAAGTCTTGGGTCTCCTGAAGGTATTGAAGTCTCTCGGAGGCAGAACCGACATTTACCGCATAGATGAAGAGGTTGAGATAGATTTCGATGAGCTGAGCAACGCGGTCAACGCGGCGAAGATCTTGGGGCTCGTCGTGACGGAGGGAGGGGACGTGGAGCTCACGGAGCTGGGGGACAGAGTTCTCCGCGAGGGGCTCGAGGGCGTAAGAGATCTATTAGCTAGACGTGTAGCAGAGCTCAGCCCATTTGCTGAGATTCTAAGCAGACTGAGGGCTCAGGGCACTCTAAAGCTCGAGGAGGTGGTCAAGCTCCTATGCGCCCTGGGATACTGTGATGATATCCTTGTGAGGAGGATGTTAGGTTGGGGCGTCCAGTTGGGGGTTCTATACATCTCCTCCGACAGCGTGATGCCGGCTCAAGAAACTTCGTAA
- a CDS encoding asparagine synthetase A, which yields MPYVHPAVLEFEKMVSDKEAYRRQLEEWVKYSWRWARNDKYKLVFRVQASALRAMREFLDSKGFVEVLSPIVGPVTDPGIRGAKQATIDFYGAEYKVMSSAILYKQYMAASLGKIYFVSPNIRLEPNDSIYTGRHLVEFYQLDLEMYKASYVDAMDLAEELVAYTVKYIKDVHGKELEEKLGRQLPEFKRPFKRYSHREAIEYVNKLGCKNPPREELMWECEKIMSSYHDSPFFVYDYPRGARGFYDREDPERPGILRDFDMLYPEGFGEAISGAEREFEPAKLVARIREMGEDPMKYSWFLQMAKELYPLQTAGFGIGVERLTRYLCGLRAVWEARPYPKVAGIVGGP from the coding sequence ATGCCCTACGTTCACCCCGCCGTCCTTGAGTTTGAGAAAATGGTTTCAGACAAAGAGGCCTACCGCAGACAACTGGAGGAGTGGGTTAAGTACTCATGGCGGTGGGCCCGCAACGATAAATACAAGCTGGTATTCCGGGTACAAGCGTCAGCGTTGAGAGCCATGAGGGAGTTCTTGGACTCGAAGGGCTTCGTAGAGGTCCTGTCGCCGATAGTGGGGCCCGTCACAGATCCCGGGATTAGAGGCGCCAAACAGGCCACAATAGATTTCTATGGCGCTGAATACAAAGTGATGTCCTCCGCTATACTGTACAAACAGTACATGGCCGCCTCACTGGGCAAGATATATTTCGTCAGCCCCAACATACGCCTTGAACCCAACGACAGCATCTATACAGGCAGACACTTAGTTGAGTTCTATCAGCTGGATCTCGAGATGTACAAGGCCTCATATGTCGACGCAATGGATCTAGCCGAGGAGCTTGTGGCGTATACAGTCAAGTACATAAAGGATGTCCACGGAAAGGAGCTCGAAGAAAAGCTGGGGAGACAACTGCCTGAGTTCAAGAGGCCCTTCAAGAGATACAGCCACAGAGAGGCGATAGAGTACGTCAATAAACTCGGCTGTAAGAATCCGCCTAGGGAGGAGCTCATGTGGGAGTGCGAAAAAATCATGTCGTCCTATCACGACTCGCCGTTCTTTGTGTACGACTACCCGAGGGGCGCAAGAGGCTTCTATGATAGAGAGGATCCCGAGAGGCCCGGGATTCTCCGCGACTTCGATATGCTTTACCCCGAGGGCTTCGGCGAGGCTATCAGCGGCGCCGAGAGGGAGTTCGAGCCCGCCAAGTTGGTCGCAAGGATAAGAGAGATGGGCGAGGATCCCATGAAGTACTCTTGGTTCCTCCAGATGGCTAAGGAGCTGTACCCTCTACAGACCGCGGGGTTCGGCATAGGCGTGGAGAGGTTGACGAGATATCTGTGCGGCCTTAGGGCGGTCTGGGAGGCCCGGCCCTACCCGAAGGTGGCCGGAATAGTCGGAGGGCCCTAA
- the sfsA gene encoding DNA/RNA nuclease SfsA, with protein sequence MLMAPRPGDVVYKFEGPLKLVEIVDRPNRFLVRVTESGTIKLCHLHDPGRLPELVRPGAETLVRPTRGAKTDCSVTAIRAPNGHWVVADSRIHSAIARKFLGEGAEQEVKVGGHRLDFKLGDTYIEVKGCTLVIDGVALFPDAPTRRGAEHMSLLKSLIEAGYRAKVIVLVMRPDALCFSPNWRTDPRFAGAFVDLIDAGGEAAVYKFEFAEDGSVVYAGDIGLCPNWRKR encoded by the coding sequence ATGTTGATGGCCCCCAGGCCCGGAGACGTAGTGTATAAGTTCGAGGGGCCGTTGAAGCTTGTCGAAATAGTGGACCGTCCAAACCGCTTTCTAGTTAGAGTGACTGAGAGCGGGACAATCAAGCTGTGCCACCTCCACGACCCCGGCAGATTGCCGGAGTTAGTGAGGCCTGGAGCAGAGACTCTCGTGAGGCCCACGAGAGGCGCCAAGACGGACTGCTCCGTAACGGCAATAAGGGCGCCCAACGGACACTGGGTAGTCGCGGACAGCCGTATACACAGCGCTATCGCTAGGAAGTTCTTAGGCGAGGGAGCAGAACAGGAGGTGAAAGTGGGCGGCCACAGACTGGACTTCAAGCTGGGCGATACATATATAGAGGTCAAGGGATGTACCTTGGTTATTGACGGCGTTGCTCTGTTTCCTGACGCTCCAACGAGGCGGGGGGCGGAGCACATGTCGTTGCTCAAATCCTTGATAGAGGCTGGCTACAGAGCCAAGGTTATCGTCTTGGTCATGAGACCTGATGCGTTGTGCTTCTCTCCGAACTGGCGGACTGACCCGCGGTTTGCGGGCGCGTTCGTCGACTTGATAGACGCAGGCGGCGAGGCGGCTGTATATAAGTTTGAGTTTGCAGAGGACGGCTCAGTCGTCTACGCCGGCGACATCGGGCTGTGCCCAAACTGGAGGAAGCGCTAG
- a CDS encoding GyrI-like domain-containing protein, with amino-acid sequence MPQVEVKEVQEVRGFSAMKRVPNRAALLQDLKPGVILVFHGKEGNNMVVEVFSPDPNGDKTLPSARMAVYKFAGSAEKVDNAYATVLFWALNSGYSLGSPTREVYIKVDRSQTPPEVEVEVQVPI; translated from the coding sequence ATGCCCCAAGTCGAGGTCAAAGAAGTTCAAGAGGTTAGAGGGTTCAGCGCAATGAAGAGAGTCCCCAATAGGGCGGCCCTTCTGCAAGATCTCAAGCCGGGCGTGATACTAGTCTTCCACGGAAAGGAGGGCAACAACATGGTGGTCGAGGTCTTCTCCCCAGACCCAAACGGAGACAAGACTCTGCCCTCTGCTAGGATGGCTGTATATAAATTTGCGGGATCCGCAGAGAAGGTCGACAACGCCTACGCAACTGTGCTCTTCTGGGCTCTGAACAGCGGGTATTCTCTGGGGTCTCCCACTAGGGAGGTCTACATTAAAGTGGATAGATCGCAGACTCCGCCCGAGGTCGAAGTCGAGGTTCAAGTTCCTATTTAG
- a CDS encoding methyltransferase domain-containing protein yields the protein MRIAISETKGYVDGPGESEEIAIYEVGGGGYRLIERVENPAKYARMARGAAALAEARRRGAQAFIASEIGPRGLQIARNWGMKIYIFQGSSEEAVKLFAQGLLKEAVAPTHGEHGHGRMWRGVSEDEYALIAKYLPKGGVAADLGCGAGRLCDVLKDFASRVYCIDLDEDALKEVAKIGAPNLIILKEDVLHTSIPKEAVDLAVMSNVFHDLLDKEAAVREVERILKAGGHILIIEHKPGTLFGPPSYLKMSPDEVRRYFAKMKEVEYSDLGHIYALIFEKI from the coding sequence ATGAGAATAGCGATATCGGAAACCAAGGGCTATGTAGATGGACCTGGCGAGTCGGAGGAGATCGCCATATACGAAGTTGGGGGCGGGGGCTATAGATTGATCGAGAGGGTGGAAAACCCGGCCAAATATGCCAGAATGGCCAGGGGGGCGGCGGCGTTAGCCGAGGCCAGGAGGAGGGGGGCTCAAGCGTTCATCGCATCCGAAATAGGCCCGAGAGGTCTCCAGATAGCGAGGAACTGGGGCATGAAGATCTATATCTTCCAAGGGTCGTCGGAGGAGGCCGTCAAGCTATTTGCGCAGGGGCTGTTGAAGGAGGCCGTGGCTCCTACACACGGCGAGCATGGCCACGGTCGGATGTGGCGCGGAGTTTCGGAGGACGAGTACGCCCTTATAGCGAAATATCTACCTAAGGGAGGAGTGGCGGCCGACTTAGGCTGCGGCGCCGGCAGGCTGTGCGACGTGCTTAAGGACTTCGCCTCCAGAGTATATTGCATCGATCTAGATGAAGATGCACTAAAGGAGGTGGCCAAAATAGGGGCGCCCAATCTCATCATACTTAAAGAGGACGTGCTCCATACGTCGATACCCAAGGAGGCCGTAGACCTCGCCGTTATGTCCAACGTCTTCCACGACTTGTTGGACAAAGAGGCCGCCGTAAGGGAGGTGGAGCGTATATTGAAGGCGGGCGGGCATATCCTAATAATCGAACATAAACCGGGCACTTTGTTCGGGCCGCCGAGCTACCTCAAGATGAGCCCCGACGAAGTGAGAAGATATTTCGCCAAAATGAAAGAAGTAGAATATAGCGATCTTGGACATATTTATGCATTAATATTCGAAAAAATATAG
- a CDS encoding dihydropteroate synthase, with protein sequence MGFARLGKLKIGGGEPVRIMGIINASAESFYSGSVVREADEALRRVESWARFVDIIDVGGMSTAPYKHTWVTQDEEARRVTPIIRALAQNFDIPISVDTYRPRVAEEAIKAGAVAINDVTGLKMYPEMCKVAKDYDVALILMARERAPKAGVDPIDRVMEALKESIDLATKCGVEPDKIIVDPGIGFPVLPPRDEPYVVQGELRHGDPNWPWWRWDSYIIANLERLRQLGRPILIGVSRKTFIRRIVGASSPEEVLPGSVAAEAIAVLNGADVVRTHNPPETWQAVRIAEVVRNFKLEKRISEI encoded by the coding sequence ATGGGATTCGCCCGATTGGGCAAGCTTAAGATCGGCGGAGGCGAGCCGGTGAGGATCATGGGTATAATCAACGCCTCGGCAGAGTCCTTCTATTCGGGCTCAGTGGTCAGGGAGGCCGACGAGGCACTAAGGCGGGTGGAGAGTTGGGCGAGGTTCGTCGATATAATAGACGTGGGGGGTATGTCGACAGCTCCCTACAAGCACACTTGGGTTACGCAAGACGAGGAGGCAAGGCGCGTGACGCCCATAATCAGAGCGCTGGCGCAAAACTTTGATATACCAATAAGTGTAGACACATATAGGCCGAGAGTGGCCGAGGAGGCCATAAAGGCGGGCGCTGTGGCTATAAACGACGTCACCGGTCTCAAAATGTATCCAGAGATGTGCAAGGTGGCGAAGGACTACGACGTAGCGCTCATACTGATGGCTAGAGAGCGCGCCCCCAAGGCCGGCGTCGATCCCATCGACCGAGTGATGGAGGCGTTGAAAGAGAGTATAGATCTCGCGACTAAGTGCGGAGTGGAGCCCGATAAAATCATTGTGGATCCAGGGATAGGCTTTCCAGTGCTTCCTCCCAGAGATGAGCCCTACGTAGTCCAAGGCGAGCTAAGGCACGGAGATCCAAACTGGCCTTGGTGGCGTTGGGACAGCTACATAATAGCAAACCTCGAAAGGCTGAGACAGCTCGGAAGACCGATACTCATTGGCGTGTCCAGAAAGACCTTCATCAGGAGGATAGTCGGCGCCAGCTCGCCGGAGGAGGTGCTTCCTGGCTCCGTAGCCGCCGAGGCAATAGCGGTGCTCAACGGAGCCGACGTAGTCAGAACTCATAATCCGCCCGAGACTTGGCAAGCCGTCAGAATAGCGGAAGTAGTGAGAAACTTTAAATTAGAGAAAAGAATATCGGAAATATGA
- a CDS encoding tRNA (N(6)-L-threonylcarbamoyladenosine(37)-C(2))-methylthiotransferase, producing the protein MRLYVETYGCWLAKADAEIIARRLGGTRVDRPEDADVVLMYTCAVREDGEIRQLKRIRELASKSLIVAGCLAKARPYTIRQLAPSAQLIYPNEVEGGRERTMSALPEPDGSVIYTVPLQVGCLGNCTFCVTKYTRGGAGYVKSARPDQVVEHVKRAVAKGAREIYLTGQDVITYGFDARWQRGWNLPDLLERILREVDGDYRIRIGMSEPWVFGKFVDQILDIVKSDERVYRFFHLPVQSGSDRVLRRMGRRYTAQEYRELVLKIKRELNDDVFIATDIIVGFPGETEEDFQETLKLMEELVFDKVHVARYSRRPFTEASVMPDQVPDAVKKERSKRASSLALELALRRNQRFVGRRIRVLVDEIDHGLLVGRAHDYRQVVVGRGEGPLGVFEDVMVVKAEPVYLWAYPAA; encoded by the coding sequence GTGAGGCTCTACGTTGAGACGTATGGCTGTTGGCTCGCCAAGGCAGACGCCGAGATTATAGCTAGAAGGCTAGGCGGCACCAGAGTAGATAGACCTGAGGACGCTGACGTTGTCCTCATGTATACATGCGCCGTTAGAGAGGACGGCGAGATCAGACAGCTTAAGAGGATAAGAGAGTTGGCCTCTAAGAGCCTCATTGTGGCCGGGTGTCTCGCTAAGGCGCGCCCCTACACAATAAGACAGTTGGCCCCCAGCGCCCAGCTCATATATCCCAACGAGGTGGAGGGCGGACGGGAGAGAACGATGTCCGCCCTGCCGGAGCCGGACGGCTCCGTGATATATACAGTTCCACTCCAAGTCGGCTGTCTGGGAAACTGCACCTTCTGTGTCACCAAATACACGCGCGGAGGCGCTGGCTATGTCAAGAGTGCACGCCCGGACCAAGTCGTGGAGCACGTTAAGAGGGCTGTGGCAAAGGGAGCCAGAGAGATCTACCTCACCGGTCAAGACGTAATAACCTACGGCTTTGACGCCAGGTGGCAGAGAGGCTGGAATCTGCCCGATCTTCTTGAGAGGATACTCAGAGAGGTCGACGGCGATTACAGAATCAGGATCGGAATGTCGGAGCCCTGGGTCTTCGGCAAGTTTGTCGACCAGATACTAGATATCGTGAAAAGCGACGAGAGGGTCTACCGGTTTTTCCATCTGCCCGTTCAGTCGGGCAGCGACAGAGTGCTGAGGAGGATGGGCCGGCGCTACACGGCCCAAGAATATAGGGAGTTGGTGTTGAAGATAAAGAGAGAGTTAAACGACGACGTGTTCATAGCCACGGACATAATTGTGGGCTTCCCGGGCGAGACCGAGGAGGACTTCCAAGAGACTCTCAAGCTTATGGAGGAGCTCGTTTTCGATAAAGTACACGTGGCGCGATACAGCAGAAGGCCCTTCACAGAGGCTTCGGTTATGCCCGACCAAGTTCCCGACGCAGTCAAAAAGGAGAGGAGCAAAAGGGCCTCCTCCCTCGCATTGGAGCTCGCCCTGAGGAGGAACCAACGGTTTGTGGGAAGGCGCATCAGAGTGTTGGTCGACGAAATAGACCACGGACTGTTGGTAGGGAGGGCGCACGACTATAGACAGGTCGTTGTGGGCCGCGGCGAGGGCCCCCTCGGCGTCTTTGAAGATGTGATGGTCGTGAAAGCAGAGCCGGTCTACCTCTGGGCCTATCCCGCCGCCTAG
- a CDS encoding sulfurtransferase TusA family protein, with the protein MSEGRIKVDARGIACPGPITELVKAYRNAKNGDIIEVWATDPGFKPDVEAWIKRTGNRLLELRQEGNAIVAVIKVTAKK; encoded by the coding sequence ATGAGCGAGGGCCGAATCAAAGTCGACGCAAGGGGCATCGCGTGTCCTGGGCCTATAACGGAGCTCGTCAAGGCGTACCGAAACGCGAAAAACGGAGATATAATTGAGGTATGGGCCACCGATCCCGGCTTCAAGCCCGACGTAGAGGCTTGGATTAAGAGGACTGGGAATCGGCTCCTCGAGCTCAGACAGGAAGGCAACGCCATAGTGGCCGTTATCAAGGTGACCGCCAAGAAATGA